From Bradyrhizobium erythrophlei:
CCGGGGCCGGACTCGATGTCGCGGCCTCCGGTCCTGATCTGCGCCCTGCCATGGATCGGCAATTGCAACAGAAAGAAGCGATCGAGGCAGCCGGGATCGATCGATACAGAACCGCCATAGGCAACGTAGTTGACCGAAAATCCGTCGAACGCGGCGGAATTGTGCAGCGCATGAAAATCCGGCCAGGAATGTCTGAGCGGGTCGAGCGCATGCGGACAAAATATCCGCCCGATCGACTCCGCGGCCTCATCGACATCGGCAGTGCGAACCCGCGAAAAGGCCGCCAGCCTTGCGCCGGCGGAGGCACGGTCGATACCCGAAACGGCTGCGCCCATGGCCCGATCGCCCGAATTATTTGAACCCTATAATATCCGGACCGCGGCATTTGGAAAGCCGTACCTGTGACCTAATTGCACTCGTTTCCCGCCCATTGGATGGGCAGCAGCCCCGGCCATCAGGCGCTGAACGGCGGCGTTCCGAGCTTTCGTCAGACGGACAATGGATTCGTCCGGCGGCTAGACGAAGGGCGGCGGACGTAGCAGGCTGCGGGTCGTCGCAAGGCAACGCAAGAGAGGATCATCGCCGTGTCAGCACTTGAAAAAGGCATCACCCGGAAGGGCGAAGGATTTGCGGGTACGTCCTGGAACATTCTCGGTCAGATTTATTTTCCGAAGGCCGTCTGCGAGGCGACCTTCTCCTTCGAGGCCAATACGGAGCCGGGGCAATTCGTCCCCGTCCATATCCATCCCACCCAGGACGAATTCATCCTGGTCCAGGAAGGCACGCTCGACCTGAAACTGGACGGGGTCTGGACGCAGGCCAAGGCCGGCGACCTCGTGCGCATGCCGCGCGGAATTCCCCACGGCTATTTCAACAAGTCGGACAAGCCGGTGAAAGCGCTGTTCTGGGTTTCACCGGCCCGCAAGCTGGAAGCGCTATTCCAGCACCTGAACAATCTCACGGACGTGGCTGAAGTCGTTCGTCTTTCGGCGGAGCACGAAGTGGATTTCCTGCCCGAAGACGCCAACGCCTGACGCTTCGGGCTGTCGTAACACTCCAACAAGGGCGATCAACGTCCGACTGGCGATGGTGCACGCGATAGCCGGCGCGCACGCCTGAGTTCTATTGCCCGCATTAAGCGGGCGTCCGCAAGTGCAGTCAAACCAGGAGGGCGGGTTCATGGTCAAGCAGAAGAATGTTTGTGTTATTGGCGCCGGCGTCTCCGGACTGGTTGCGGCCAAGACATTCGGCGCGCGCGGACACAAGGTGACGATCCTGGAACGCTCGGGCGACCTCGGCGGGGTCTGGGAGCCGGCGCGTTCCTATCCCGATGTGCAGACCCAAAGCCCGAAGGATCTCTATCGCTATACCGACAAGCCGATGCCGGACTCCTATCCCGAATGGCCCAAGGGACCGCAGGTTCATGCCTATTTGAACGACTATGCCAGGGATCACGGCCTGCTGCAGCCGCTGCGGCTCAACACCGCCGTGGTCGGGATGGCGCGCCGCGCGTCAGGCCTGCCGGGGTGGACGCTGGAAATCAGGAATCCCGATGGCGGCCTTACCCACGAGGAATTCGATTTCGTCGCGGTCTGCACCGGCCAGTTCAATGAACGCCAGACGCTCACCCACCCCGGAGAAGATGCCTTCAAGGCCGCGGGCGGCCGGATCCTGCATTCGGCCGAGCACACCGATGCCGCAACCGCCAAAGGCAAGAAGGTCGTCGTGCTCGGCGGCTCGAAATCCGCTACCGACATCGCGGTCAATTCCGTCGATGCCGGCGCCAGCGAGGTGACGCTGGTCTATCGCGAACCGGTCTGGCGGATCCCCTACTTCATCGGAGGCCTGATCAACTTCAAGCGAATTCTCTACATTCGCGCCCAGGAGGAAATGTTCCGCGGCTGGGGCCTCAGCGCGATGTCGCGCATCTCGCACGCGATCGCCAAGCCGTTCATCTGGGCGAACTGGCGCGGGCTCGAAAGCATGCTCAAGTTGCAGTTGAAGCTGAAGAAGTGCGACATGGTCCCCGAACAGCGCATCGAGGACGGTATCAACTGCTCGGTACCGATCGCTACGCCGGATTTCTTTCCGATGGTGGCCGACGGCCGGATCAAGGCTATTCGCGGCAGCTTCGACCATTACGACGGCAAGACCATCGTCATGACCGGCGGACAAAAAGTTGCCGCCGACGTCGCCATCCTCGCGATCGGCTTCAAGCTTGGTGTTCCCTTCCTGCCGGAGGAATACCGCAACAGACTGGTGCAGCCGGATGGCCAGTACCGGCTGTACCGGGTGATCGCCAATCCTGATCTTCCCGACATGGGTTTTGTCGGCTTCAACTCCAGCTTCTGCACGGTGTTGTGCGCGGAGCTGGCCGCCAACTGGCTGGTGCGCTATTGCGACGGTCAGCTGGCGAAGCAGCCGACCGCGGCCGAGATGTATGCGAGCATGGATATGATGCTGCACTTCAAGCGGGTCGAGCGGCCGGCCGCGGGCGTTTATGGTGGACTCTGCGTTGCGCCCTACCACTTCAAGCATTTCGACGAATTGCTGGACGACATGGGAACCACAATACGCCGGCGCGGCGCACTGGCGGAAAAATTCACCCCGCCCGACGCCGACGCCTATGCACGCTTCCTGGCATCTGCCCCGGATTACAAGGTCGAACCGCCATTGGAGGCCGTGGCCGCATAAGTGCCATGCGAGCGGCGAGGCAAGACGAGGCAAAATGCTTTAACTCTAAAACTTTCTCTTTTTCATGCCCGACAGGCCAGCTAGGATCGGACGTCCCCGCAAGGAGGGAAGTCCGGCGTGCCAGCCTCTGCCCCCATGAAAACCAGCGACGGCCGCTTCGGCTATGAAGCCGCCGGCGATCCCGCAACTCCACCGCTGGTGTTCCTGCATGGCATTGGCGGCGCGGCGCGGGCGTGGCGCGGTCAGATCGAAGCCTTCAGCGACCGCTATCGCGCGATGGCCTGGGACATGCCGGGCTATGGCGGATCGGCGCCGCTGCCAGCCGTCAGCATCGCCACGCTTGCGGACGCCCTGCATGATTTCCTCCGAGCGGTCGGCGCGGCAAAACCCATCCTGGTCGGGCATTCGATCGGCGGCATGATCGTTCAGCAATGGCTGACCAAATACCCTGATGCTGCCGGCGCTATCGTGCTCGCACAGACCAGCCCGGCGTTCGGTAAAGCCGACGGCGACTGGCAGAAGGAATTCATCGGCGCGCGGCTCGGCCCGCTCGATCGCGGCGAAACCATGGTTTCGCTGGCGCCGACCCTGGTGAAGGAATTGGTCGGCGACGACCCTGATATCCGGGGTATGGAGCTTGCCCGCGACTGCATGGCCGCCGTGCCCGAGGCGAGCTATCGTGCCAGCATGCTGGCGCTGCTGGGATTCGACCAGCGCAACGCCTTGAAGAATATCGCGGTGCCGACGCTGGTATTGTCGGGTTCCTGGGACAAGAATGCGCCCGCGCCCATGATGGCGAAAATGGCAACCTACATTCCATCGGCCACTTGCGTCGAACTCGAAGGCGCCGGCCATCTGGTCAACCTCGAGCGTCCAGCCGCCTTCAATTCCGCGCTGGATTCCTTTCTGAAAGCCCATGCGGCTGCAACCGAAGTGACGGCATAATGACGGTACAAGCGAGCAAGAGCGTGACTGCGGCCGACAATATCAATCTGGACGCGCCGATCTTCGACCCCAGCGCGTTTCGCCTGAACAACGAACAGGCCGGAATTATCGCTCGGGCGCGCGAACTCGGCCAAAGCGTGTTCGCGGGCCGCGCGGCGACTTACGATCGCGAGGCGAAATTCCCAACCGAAAATTATAAGGACCTGCATCGCTCGGGCCTGCTCGGCATCGCCATTCCCAAGAAACACGGCGGCTTCGGCGCGGACTACCAGACCTATGCCCTGGCGGCGGCCGAGATCGGCCGCTATTGCGGCGCCACCGCGCTGACCTGGAACATGCATGTCTGCTCGACGCTGTGGTCGGGTCCGCTGGCGGACGATCTCGATATGGATGCCGCCACCCGCGCCGAGCACGAACGCCGCCGCGCCGTACATTACAAGCGCATCGTCGAGGACGGCGCGGTCTATTCGCAGCCGTTCTCGGAAGGCGGCGCGGCCGCGGCCGGCGGCGTCGCATTCGGCACCGAGGCCAAGCCTGTTCCGGGCGGATGGATCGTAAACGGCAAGAAAATCTTTGCCTCACTGGCGGGCCATGCCGATTATTACGGCGTGCTCTGCACCGAAGTCGCAGAGGGTGAGAAAGCCTCCCGCCGCAACACGCTTTACCTCGCGGTGCCCGCCAAGACCGACGGCGTCTCCGTGGTCGGCGACTGGGATCCGCTCGGCATGCGCGGCACGGTATCGCGCACGCTGCTGTTCAAGGATGTGTTCGTGCCGGAGGATGCGGCGCTGATGCCGCGCAGCGTCTATTTCCAGACGGCGATGCGCTGGCCGCATATGTTCCTGACGCTGTCGCCGACCTATATCGGCCTCGCGCAGGCGGCCTACGATTTCACCGTGCGCTATCTGCGCGGCGAGGTGCCGGGCACGCCGCCGGTCAAGCGCCGGATGTATCCGACCAAGCAGATCGCGCTGGCGCAGATGCAGATCAAGCTGGAGCAGATCAAGGCGATCTGGTTTCAGGCCGTCACCGAGGCGCGTGCCAACCCCAGCAAGGAGCAGGTGCTGCGCGCTTACGCCGCGCAATATTCCGCGATGGAAGGCGCCAACGAACTGGCGACGCTGGCGATCCGCACCTGCGGCGGGCAGTCGATGCTGAAATCGCTTCCGCTGGAGCGGATCTATCGCGACAGCCGCTGCGGTTCGCTGATGCTGCCTTGGACCGCCGAACTCTGTCTCGACCGCATCGGCCGCGAAGCGCTGTACGAGACCGGCGAGACGGACGACTAGTTCGAAAATGGACCTTTCCGATCTCATCGAACGGAACGCGGCGTTTACGCCGGACAAACCCGCGACCATCTTCGAGGGCGAGACGCTAAATTACGCCGCATTCAATTCGCGCATCGCGCAGACGGCACGCGCGCTGAAGTCCGAATGCGGCGTCGGCCGCGGCGACCGCGTCGCGATCCTCAGCCTGAACCGGCCTGACTATCTGGTGCTGCTCTATGCCTGCGCCCGGCTTGGCGCCATGCTGGTGCCGCTGAACTGGCGGCTGGCCGTGGCCGAGCAGGTGTTCATCCTGTCAGACGCCTCGGTCAAGGTGCTGGTGCTCGAGCAGGCGTTCGCCGACGTTCTTCCCGTGCTGGAAAATAGCCTGCCCGACGCCAGCATCGTCGGGCTCGATTTCGAGCCGTCACGAGGAACCGCGTTCGATACGCTGTTGGCGCAGGCGCGCGGCGACGGCCGTAATCCGCACACCGATCTGACTTGTCCGCTGCTGATCGTCTACACCTCGGGCACGACGGGAAGGCCCAAGGGCGCTGTACTGCGGCAGGAGGCATTGTTGTGGAACGGGGTGATGAGCCAGCACATGCACGGCCTCACCTCGGACGATCACGTTCTGACCGTGCTGCCGTTCTTCCATGTCGGCGGCCTCAATATCCAGACCACGCCTGCCCTGCACCAGGGTGCCACCGTGACCATCCATTCGCGCTTCACACCGGATACGACACTCGCGACCATCGCGCGCGACCGCCCGACCTTGACGGTGCTGGTGCCCGCGACCATTCAGGCGGTGAGCGACCATCCCGCCTGGGCCACGACCGATCTGTCCTCGCTGAAAGCGGTCTCGACCGGATCGACCATCGTGCCGCCGCATCTGGTCGACCGCTTTGTCGCGCGCGGGGTGCCGGTGCTGCAGGTCTATGGTTCGACCGAAACCTGCCCGGTCGCGATCTACACAAGGCTCGGCGGCGATCTTGCTCGGGTCGGCTCGACCGGCCTGCCCGGCCTGTGCTGCGAGGCGGCCATCACCGATGATGCCGGCAACGAGCTGCCGCCGGGCACGCCGGGAGAAATCGCGGTGCGCGGTCCCAACGTTTTCTACGAATATTGGGGCAATGAGGAAGCAACCCGCGAGGCGCTGCATGACGGCTGGTATCGCACCGGCGATATCGGCCTGCGTGACGCCGACAGCTATTTCTGGGTGCACGACCGCAAGAAGAACCTCATCATCTCCGGCGGCGAAAACATCTATCCGGCGGAAGTCGAGCGCGTGCTGCTGGAGCATCCCGATGTCAGCGAATGCGCCGTGATCGGCCGGCCAGATCCGCGATGGGACGAGGTGCCGGTGGCTTACGTCATCAGGCGAACGGGGTGCTCCGTGGAGGCGGAGGATTTGAGGGCGCATGTACTGACACAGCTCGCGCGCTTCAAGGTGCCGCGCGATATCGTTTTTGTCGATGACCTGCCGCGCACGGCGCTGGGCAAGGTCCAGCATTTCATGCTGAGACGGCTCGACGCGCCGGAATCCTCGCAAGGAGAAGCCATTTGAAGATCGCGGTACTCGGCGGCGGCAACGGCTCGTTCGCGGCCGCGGGCGACTTTGCGTTGCAAGGTCATGAGGTACGGTTATGGCGGCGCGACGCGACTGCGGTGGCGGAGCATCGCTCGGCGGGGTCGCGCGTTATCCTGAAGGATTCAAATGGCCGGCACGAGGTGAAGCTGGCGCTGGTCGCCACCGACATCGCCGAAGCCGTGCTTGGCGCCGAGCTGATCCTGTGCCCTGCCCCGGCCTTTGCACAGCCCGATATTGCCAGGCTGCTGGCGCCACATCTCAGCGATGGGCAAGTGGTGTTCCTGCCGCCGGCGACATTCGGCTCGATGATTTTTGCGAAAGCCGCGCATGACGCCGGCAATCGCGCCGCGGTCGCTTTTGCGGAGACCGGCACGCTGCCATGGCTGACGCGCAAGCATGGCCCGTTCGAGGTTGCCATCACCATCCGCGCCAAGCGGCTTCCGGTCGGTGTCTTTCCGCTGAAAACTGCCGACCACGCGCTCGATGTGATCGGCCGCGCCTTCCCCGGCGCGATCGAGCCCTGCGGCAACGCACTGTCGGGCGCGCTGATGAATGCCGGGCCGATCATCCATCCGCCGCTGATCGTGATGAACGCCGGCCCGATCGAACATTTCGAGCGCTGGGACATCCACAAGGAAGGTACGCAGGCCGCGATCCGCCGGGTCACCGACGCGCTGGATGCCGAGCGTATCGCCGTGCGCGAAGGCATGGGATATGGCGGCCCGCATTTTCCGCTCGCGCATCATTACGCAAGCGAAGGCGAGCAATGGATGTATGGCCGCGGCTCGCACGGTCGCCTGACCGATTCCGGCGATTGGCGCGAGCGGATCATTCTCGGGGAGCATCGCTACATGCGGGAGGATCTGCGGCTCGGTCTGTCGTTGCTGGTCTCGGTCGCTGAACTGGCCGGCGTCGCCACGCCGCTGGCCAAGGCTTTTCTTGCGATCGGCGGCGCAATCTGCGGCGAGGACTTCATGCAGCACGGCCGCACGCTGGCGAGTCTCGGCCTCGGCGGCCTCGGCTGCAGTGAGTTGCAAACCCTGTTGCGCGATGGATTTGAGCAATGACCGCGCCCCGCCCCCTGGTTGCCTGTCTCGGCGCCGGCCGCATGGGCCGCGGCATCGCGGTGGCCTTCGCCTATGCCGGCCACGCCGTCACCATGATCGACGTCAAGACGCGCTCCACAGCCCAGTTCGCGACGCTCGAAGCCGACGCGCTCGGCGAGGTCAGGAAGACGCTGGCAAGCCTGGCGCGGTTCGGATTGCTGTCGGAGGGGGGTGCCGATGCAGTCATCGCCCGAGTCTCCGTGGCGCCTGCACAGAATATGGCTGCAGCGCTGACCGGCGCCGGCATCGTGTTCGAGGGCGTGCCCGAAATGGTCGATCTCAAGCGCGAGGTGCTGGCGGCCGCCTCAAAATGCGTCGACCCCGAGGTTATCATTGCCTCGACCACTTCCACTATCCTGGTCGACGATATCTCAGGTTCGGTGCAGCGCCCCGAGCGTTTCCTCAACGTGCACTGGCTGAACCCGGCCTATCTGATCCCGCTGGTCGAGATATCACCGGGCGCGGTGACGGATCCGGCTGTGATCGCCCAGGTGAAAACGCTGCTCGAAGGCATCGGCAAGGTGCCCGTGGTGTGCGCGGCCACGCCCGGCTTCATCGTGCCGCGGATCCAGGCGCTCGCCATGAACGAGGCGGCACGAATGGTCGAGGAAGGCGTCGCCAGCGCCGAGGACATCGACAAGGCGATCCGCTACGGCTTCGGTTTCCGCTACGCGGTGCTGGGCCTGCTGGAGTTCATCGACTGGGGCGGCGGCGACATCCTCTATTACGCCAGCCGCTATCTCGAGGGTGCGCTCGGCAGCGACCGCTATCGCGCACCCGAGGTGATTTCGCGCAACATGCGCGACGGCCGCATCGGCATGCGCACCGGTGCGGGCTTCCTCGATTATTCCGGCCTCGATGTCGATGCCTATCGCGAAAAGCGCCTTGCGGAGATGGTCGAATTGCTCCGGCATTTCGGCCTGGCACGGCCGCCGGTGCTGGATCGGGATTAGCCGAACACGTCCTGCAGCACGCCCTCGCGCACCACGGCGACGCCGTCGAGCTCGATCGTGGTTCCCATCATCGGCAGGTCGAAATGCCCGGCCGTATGACGGCCGGCGAACTCGTTGGCGCCGGTGGAGAACAGGAAATTTCCGGAGACCGCGCGCAGCTCCGTGCCGTTGGTGTCGCGCTGGTCGTACATCGTCAGCGCCTCATAGCGCGCGCCGGGGTTCATGCCGAAGCCGACATGCGACACCGCATAGGCCTCGCGGTCGCCCCAAGCCGCCAGATAGGAGCGCATCATGGTGGCGTCCGCGCCCTCGCCTTCGAGATCGGTGACGTAATCGTTTTTCAGGGTCATCTTGATAGGCGAGGTCAGATAGCGCTTGAAGGTGAGGTTGATGTCCCCGGCCGCCATCACCAGCGTGCCGTTCACGGTACCGCTCTTGGGGAAACTGACGACGATACCGCCGGGCCAATGCGCCAGCGTGCCGGGTCGGTCGGTCCAGCCCCAGACGCCGACGGTGGAAGCACCGACCATATCGACGTCGAGATCCGTGCCGGCTTTCGAGGTCACGCGCATCCGTTTGGTTCCGCGCAGCATCTTGGCCGCCGCGCGCACCCGCTTTTCCAGCGCCAGGTCAGGCACCATGCGCTCGAGCGCTTCCGGATGTTCATTGGAGATGTTGAGAATACGCGCGCCCGCTTTGAGGATTTCCGGCGTTTCCGCCGCATGCATCAAGCCTTCGATGGTGCAATCGACCACGAAACCCGCCTGCTGCAACGCCGTGACGACAGGCCCAAGGCGCTGGATTGCGATGCTGGCGCCGGTGGAGCGGATCGGCACGGCCTCGCGGTTGCGCGGCGTCGGCACGATGATGTGAAAGGGCTTGGCGCCCATTCTCAATAAAGCGAGTTCGGCGAGGTGGACATTGAGCGCGCGCGACTGCGTTTCCGAAAGGATCGCGGCGGTATCGCCCGGCTTGACCGCGCAGCGCTCGAAAATCTCGCAGAACGCGTCGATCCATTTCGCTTCGATGCGATCTGCCAGCATGTCTTATCTCCACTCATGCCATAGTCGTCATGCCCGGCCTCGTGCCGGGCATCCACGTCTTAACAGCATAGCAGCAAAGAAGACGTGGATGGCCGGGACAAGCCCGGCCATGACGAGAAAATACAACACCGCACGACCCGTCATCAGACTTCCGGAAACCCGCGCAGCAGATAGGTCCGCAAGCTTTCCAGGAGACCATTGAGGATCAGGCCCAGCAGCGAGATCGTGATCAGCGGCACGAACATGTCAACCGCCTGGAAGGTCCGGGCCGCCGTCACCAGCACATGACCGAGGCCGTCGGTCGACGTGATCATTTCCGCGAGAAACACCACGATACAGGAGATGACAAGCCCGATGCGGCAGCCGGTCAGGATCGACGGCACCGCGGCAGGCAGCACCACCTTGAACAGGATTTGGCCCCGCGGCGTGCCCGCGGCCATCGCCGACCAGATCAGCTTTTGCTCGACCATAGAGGCGCCGTAATAGGTCGACAGCAGGATCGGAAACAGCGCATCCGCGGCCACCAGCATGATTTTCGATTGATGCCCGAATCCGAGCAACAACAGCAGCGCCGGATACAGAGCCACCTTCGGTAAGGGCGCCAATACACGAACGATCGGACGGACCACTGCGTTGATCGCGGGGTTCGCCGCCGCGGCCAGGCCGATGGTGACGCCGAGGATCACCGCAATCGAAAATCCGGCGAACAGACGAAACAGCGTTGCGGCAATCTCCTCCTGGAACGTCGTGGTCGCGAGTTGATTCACCAGCCGCAGGAACACCATCCCCGGCGGCGGCAGCAGCGCAGGCGGCGCGTAGCCGAATGACGAAATCGCCTGCCACAGCGCGATCAGGACCGCGATCGGCGCGATCCCGAGAAGAACATCCGTGGTGACGGCGCGAAGGTTCATGCGAAGCTCAAGGGAATGTCGAAGCCCGGCTCGGACCATTTTACCAACCTGCCGCGCATCTTCTCAAACGCAGCGTCAAGACCTATGCCCATCGCGCCGATGATGATGATCATCGCGTAGACGGTATCGTATTGCCCCATGTCGAGTGCGTTGAACAGGATGTTTCCGGCACCCGACTGCCGTGCGATCATCTCCGAGGTGACCATGGTGATCAACGCCAGCACCAGCCCGGTGCGGCAGCCTGTAAGAATTTCGGGCAATGCCGCCGGCAGCACGATCCAGATCATGCGCTGCGCCGCGGAAAGTCCCATGGCGGCGCCCGACCACAGCATCTTTTCCTCGACCGCCTTGGCGCCCTGAAAGCTGTGATAGATCACGGGCAGGCTGACGCCGAGGAAGATCACCAGCGTCTTGGCGACGTCGCCGACTCCGAGCCAAAGCATGATGATCGGCATCAAGGCTGCCTTCGGCACCGGATAGATCACCATCAATAGCGGATTGAAGAACGACGCGACACCGCGCGAACGACCCATCATCAATCCCAGTGGAATCGAAAAGATTACGCCGACGCCAAAGCCGATCGCCATGCGGCGCAGCGAGGCCAGAATGTTGATCAGGGACTCCTTGTCGCCGAGGATGGAGGGGATCGCCCGGACGGCCTCCCACGCGGTTGGAAAGCTCTCCGTGTTCAGGATCAGCGCCCCGATCTGCCAGACCCCGAGCAGGCCG
This genomic window contains:
- a CDS encoding cupin domain-containing protein; this translates as MSALEKGITRKGEGFAGTSWNILGQIYFPKAVCEATFSFEANTEPGQFVPVHIHPTQDEFILVQEGTLDLKLDGVWTQAKAGDLVRMPRGIPHGYFNKSDKPVKALFWVSPARKLEALFQHLNNLTDVAEVVRLSAEHEVDFLPEDANA
- a CDS encoding flavin-containing monooxygenase, producing MVKQKNVCVIGAGVSGLVAAKTFGARGHKVTILERSGDLGGVWEPARSYPDVQTQSPKDLYRYTDKPMPDSYPEWPKGPQVHAYLNDYARDHGLLQPLRLNTAVVGMARRASGLPGWTLEIRNPDGGLTHEEFDFVAVCTGQFNERQTLTHPGEDAFKAAGGRILHSAEHTDAATAKGKKVVVLGGSKSATDIAVNSVDAGASEVTLVYREPVWRIPYFIGGLINFKRILYIRAQEEMFRGWGLSAMSRISHAIAKPFIWANWRGLESMLKLQLKLKKCDMVPEQRIEDGINCSVPIATPDFFPMVADGRIKAIRGSFDHYDGKTIVMTGGQKVAADVAILAIGFKLGVPFLPEEYRNRLVQPDGQYRLYRVIANPDLPDMGFVGFNSSFCTVLCAELAANWLVRYCDGQLAKQPTAAEMYASMDMMLHFKRVERPAAGVYGGLCVAPYHFKHFDELLDDMGTTIRRRGALAEKFTPPDADAYARFLASAPDYKVEPPLEAVAA
- a CDS encoding ABC transporter permease; translated protein: MNLRAVTTDVLLGIAPIAVLIALWQAISSFGYAPPALLPPPGMVFLRLVNQLATTTFQEEIAATLFRLFAGFSIAVILGVTIGLAAAANPAINAVVRPIVRVLAPLPKVALYPALLLLLGFGHQSKIMLVAADALFPILLSTYYGASMVEQKLIWSAMAAGTPRGQILFKVVLPAAVPSILTGCRIGLVISCIVVFLAEMITSTDGLGHVLVTAARTFQAVDMFVPLITISLLGLILNGLLESLRTYLLRGFPEV
- a CDS encoding 3-hydroxybutyryl-CoA dehydrogenase — its product is MGRGIAVAFAYAGHAVTMIDVKTRSTAQFATLEADALGEVRKTLASLARFGLLSEGGADAVIARVSVAPAQNMAAALTGAGIVFEGVPEMVDLKREVLAAASKCVDPEVIIASTTSTILVDDISGSVQRPERFLNVHWLNPAYLIPLVEISPGAVTDPAVIAQVKTLLEGIGKVPVVCAATPGFIVPRIQALAMNEAARMVEEGVASAEDIDKAIRYGFGFRYAVLGLLEFIDWGGGDILYYASRYLEGALGSDRYRAPEVISRNMRDGRIGMRTGAGFLDYSGLDVDAYREKRLAEMVELLRHFGLARPPVLDRD
- a CDS encoding alpha/beta fold hydrolase — protein: MPASAPMKTSDGRFGYEAAGDPATPPLVFLHGIGGAARAWRGQIEAFSDRYRAMAWDMPGYGGSAPLPAVSIATLADALHDFLRAVGAAKPILVGHSIGGMIVQQWLTKYPDAAGAIVLAQTSPAFGKADGDWQKEFIGARLGPLDRGETMVSLAPTLVKELVGDDPDIRGMELARDCMAAVPEASYRASMLALLGFDQRNALKNIAVPTLVLSGSWDKNAPAPMMAKMATYIPSATCVELEGAGHLVNLERPAAFNSALDSFLKAHAAATEVTA
- a CDS encoding class I adenylate-forming enzyme family protein, with the protein product MDLSDLIERNAAFTPDKPATIFEGETLNYAAFNSRIAQTARALKSECGVGRGDRVAILSLNRPDYLVLLYACARLGAMLVPLNWRLAVAEQVFILSDASVKVLVLEQAFADVLPVLENSLPDASIVGLDFEPSRGTAFDTLLAQARGDGRNPHTDLTCPLLIVYTSGTTGRPKGAVLRQEALLWNGVMSQHMHGLTSDDHVLTVLPFFHVGGLNIQTTPALHQGATVTIHSRFTPDTTLATIARDRPTLTVLVPATIQAVSDHPAWATTDLSSLKAVSTGSTIVPPHLVDRFVARGVPVLQVYGSTETCPVAIYTRLGGDLARVGSTGLPGLCCEAAITDDAGNELPPGTPGEIAVRGPNVFYEYWGNEEATREALHDGWYRTGDIGLRDADSYFWVHDRKKNLIISGGENIYPAEVERVLLEHPDVSECAVIGRPDPRWDEVPVAYVIRRTGCSVEAEDLRAHVLTQLARFKVPRDIVFVDDLPRTALGKVQHFMLRRLDAPESSQGEAI
- a CDS encoding ABC transporter permease — its product is MMSGRALLSRSAPWLACLGLLGVWQIGALILNTESFPTAWEAVRAIPSILGDKESLINILASLRRMAIGFGVGVIFSIPLGLMMGRSRGVASFFNPLLMVIYPVPKAALMPIIMLWLGVGDVAKTLVIFLGVSLPVIYHSFQGAKAVEEKMLWSGAAMGLSAAQRMIWIVLPAALPEILTGCRTGLVLALITMVTSEMIARQSGAGNILFNALDMGQYDTVYAMIIIIGAMGIGLDAAFEKMRGRLVKWSEPGFDIPLSFA
- a CDS encoding acyl-CoA dehydrogenase family protein encodes the protein MTVQASKSVTAADNINLDAPIFDPSAFRLNNEQAGIIARARELGQSVFAGRAATYDREAKFPTENYKDLHRSGLLGIAIPKKHGGFGADYQTYALAAAEIGRYCGATALTWNMHVCSTLWSGPLADDLDMDAATRAEHERRRAVHYKRIVEDGAVYSQPFSEGGAAAAGGVAFGTEAKPVPGGWIVNGKKIFASLAGHADYYGVLCTEVAEGEKASRRNTLYLAVPAKTDGVSVVGDWDPLGMRGTVSRTLLFKDVFVPEDAALMPRSVYFQTAMRWPHMFLTLSPTYIGLAQAAYDFTVRYLRGEVPGTPPVKRRMYPTKQIALAQMQIKLEQIKAIWFQAVTEARANPSKEQVLRAYAAQYSAMEGANELATLAIRTCGGQSMLKSLPLERIYRDSRCGSLMLPWTAELCLDRIGREALYETGETDD
- a CDS encoding peptidase M29, producing MLADRIEAKWIDAFCEIFERCAVKPGDTAAILSETQSRALNVHLAELALLRMGAKPFHIIVPTPRNREAVPIRSTGASIAIQRLGPVVTALQQAGFVVDCTIEGLMHAAETPEILKAGARILNISNEHPEALERMVPDLALEKRVRAAAKMLRGTKRMRVTSKAGTDLDVDMVGASTVGVWGWTDRPGTLAHWPGGIVVSFPKSGTVNGTLVMAAGDINLTFKRYLTSPIKMTLKNDYVTDLEGEGADATMMRSYLAAWGDREAYAVSHVGFGMNPGARYEALTMYDQRDTNGTELRAVSGNFLFSTGANEFAGRHTAGHFDLPMMGTTIELDGVAVVREGVLQDVFG
- a CDS encoding NAD/NADP-dependent octopine/nopaline dehydrogenase family protein, which translates into the protein MKIAVLGGGNGSFAAAGDFALQGHEVRLWRRDATAVAEHRSAGSRVILKDSNGRHEVKLALVATDIAEAVLGAELILCPAPAFAQPDIARLLAPHLSDGQVVFLPPATFGSMIFAKAAHDAGNRAAVAFAETGTLPWLTRKHGPFEVAITIRAKRLPVGVFPLKTADHALDVIGRAFPGAIEPCGNALSGALMNAGPIIHPPLIVMNAGPIEHFERWDIHKEGTQAAIRRVTDALDAERIAVREGMGYGGPHFPLAHHYASEGEQWMYGRGSHGRLTDSGDWRERIILGEHRYMREDLRLGLSLLVSVAELAGVATPLAKAFLAIGGAICGEDFMQHGRTLASLGLGGLGCSELQTLLRDGFEQ